The genomic segment TAATTGAATAAAAGAATCTGGAGATATTTTCAGTGGTGATTTTATGTCTATTTTCTCCCATCTCTGCAGGACATTGCCCGTCTCCTACAACAGAAAGAactacaggaagaaaagaagcgCAAGAAGCACTACCCAGAGTCCCAGGACTATGAGGAGAGCTATTATGCAGAAAATGGAGGTAGGTTTCTGCTAGATAAAAGGTCATGGCAGTATAGTTGAACCTGGTGATCTGGCAACTCCATCTAGGAATTTTCCCTTATTCTGCAGTCCTGTATTGAGCACTGTAGCATTACACCAGTTTCAAGGGTCAGAAtcattgttttctgtaattAGGAAatattgaagtaaaaaaaaaaaaagaaggcagttttataatttttattgtcCTAGAAAATGGCCTGGAGGACAGGGGTAGGGTGTATGATGTGTACTGTACAAGTACAGCCATGCATGCATGTTTTAAAAGggcttgtggaaaaaaaacagtagCTGATGATCCACAGTTACTGCTGTGTAACACCCAGTGTGTGGGGGAGGAATGTCAATGCAATTCCATGCTTGCATTTGAAGAGAAACAGTTCTGTGTGCTCATTTGTGATGCTGGCACAGCTACATAAAGGAATAAATGCTGCTTCATGGAACTATGTTTCAAAAATAGCTCCTTGCAGGTACGTATCCAAGCAGTAAAATTAGCACAACCACTTTGAATGACTTACTGAAGAACAAGGTCATCTCCACAGAGTGTCTCTGCTGTGATTATCATCTGGGACTGTACATTGTGGAAATTATATGATCCACAGCGCTGTATTGCTTTCTCTTGGTCAGCTTTTGTGATTGAATACAGACCTTCTTTAAACTGGGAGGTGAGAATCAGGGTGTGTTTAATTATGGAGCAATCTGGGGATGGCTTTGCTGTGCACTGGTGGTGGTTCCTGTGTTCTTCCTTCAAAAATGTGGTGGGAAAGATGGGTTGCTTTTGATTAACAGATTGTGAAGATGAAGATCAAACctcttatttctcattttaacaTCAATGCCATTGGCAGTTTTCAAGTCTTGCATTTGAACTTACACAAGTTAGGTTCAATTTGGAAGATGTTCAAAGATAGACAAGGAAATACAAAGCAGTAAGTGCAAAGCAGTAACCAAGTGGAAACTTCATGACCACAAGTTGTGCTACATgtacagagctgggaaaaaaagcatcttgGAGTTCTTATGGCCAACCCACACTTCAGGTTTTTAGAATTAAATGGGACAAGTCTCTGAAAAAATACAATGTAGGTAATACTGTTGCCATGCAGAGATGGTAGGACAATATGGATTTTTATGACAAATCAGCTGACAAAAATTTATCTGCATCCAGGAGTCACATGGATTAGGGCTATTGCTCCAAAGCAATCTGAACTCtttaaaagtggaaaaataaacatgaaaaaaagcagagttcCTCCCAGAAGTGTCTGTGCCATTTTTGTATTCACTCAGTCACTTGCTGCTTAAGAGAGTAACACCAGGATCCAGAGAGCGTTTGCACAGCCCCTTCAGAAGGTGCTTCAGGAACCAGCACCTGCTGATGAGTTAAACACCCTGAGATACCCCAAAACCAAGTCTTTGGCTTAGGTTGTCTGGCATGGTTGTGCTACCTGCAGCAGTCTTTTCCTAGTATAGCCATGCTTTCCTGTTTTgtgttctgctctctgctgctgtatTTACTGAGCTTTCCTTAATGACAAAATTGAATTAATTCTTAGACCCTTGTTAGTGTTGTTCAAAAACTGGCTCTTGCTTTCATGCTCTGGTCTCCGTTGTTCAGTAAGTCAGATTGTTTTATTggatatttgttttctgtaaatcaTATGAATGAtctaacacaggaaaaaaacaaccagttAAAAACCAACCACAGCAGTTCCTGTTACGGTTCTTGGACTTCTAAAAATATACCTGTTTTGGATAAAAGTCATACAGATTTGTTTTCAAGGTGGATTTTCTGTAGGCTGTATTTTTGCTGGCtctgaaaaagttttttctgagtAGAATGCCTTGAAGGGAACATTCAGTTTTGGtgcagggtttgggtttttttttcctcctgaaatctAGATGGATTGTAAGGGAGGCAGAGCtatttattaaaacagaatGTAGTTCATGTGCAGtgaaatctattttaaatatatttagatACTATAAAAGAAACGTCTTGGCAGCTGAGGAGGAaagtctgctgctgctgggatttttttctattttttgggTGGAGGCTTGTCTGTGTAGTTCTGTTTCAAATCAGGCTCTGCTTTAAggcctctttttttgttttgaaaagctgcTGAGAGATAATCATTCACTCCGTGCAATGATTTTTCTTAGCAAATTGGTTGATcggaaaataaatcaattagTAGATTGTAAAGAGGCAGACTGTTGCATCCTCCTACCTGTTTCAAGTTTATTACTGAAACtaagagcaaagaaaatttctACCTGTTTTCCGGAAAGAACAGAGGAAACAACTCCACCAAACTGCCAAGTAAGTGGCTTTTCTAGCTACATTGCTGAGGTCAGGAGCCTCTGCTTTGTGAATTCTTATTCTGCTCTTAAATTTCCATAACCCTCTCTTTATTCAGAGCTGAAACTTTTATTTAGGCAGTATAAAAGTACAGGACCTGAAACTTCTGGGTCTGCAAGAGATATATGACAGTCTGTGGTGGAAGATGTTTGGATGCTGCAGCTATCCATCATCCTattcttgcttttaaagaaacaaaaatcctaTCTCTtgtctccttttctgctttatgtGGATCTTACCCCCATCAgtgaaactaatgaaaaaacTTGTGCCTGAAGGCAGGGCAAGGCACCAGTGTTTATAAACCAGGATCCAACCTTACCCCTCTGCTTGGTCTCTCCTGGCCTTACACCCCCTGTTGCTTCCCAGCGTTACCTGCATCTTGTGCCTTTCTTTGTGAACCTTTCTCAGGTGGTTTCAGGATCCTGCAGCAGTGATGTGTCATCAGGAGATGAGCTGCTCTCTGGCTGTTTTTCAGCCCCAGTTGCATTGTTAAAAGTCATTTATCTCTATATTGGCTTGTCCTTGTCTAGGAGGTCTCAGACACTTTCAGGCTGGACCTGTGCTTTCTGCTCCAGCCTTGTTGCCTCCTATTCTGCCCTGCTGCCATTTCACTCTACCCCCCGTTGTATCCTGCAAGCGTTATCTGTCCCTGTTATTTTTTCTGACCCCATCATACTTTCCTGCATTTTTAGCTTCTTGCATCAAGCACCCTCATTTGCCTGCTGCGAGTCTGGCCTCAGAACCACCATTAACCCCTGCACCACTAACCCAGTCGTTGTTTGTCCCCCCCATTGCTCAGAGCACCCCTGGCGTGACCCCAGAGAGCAGTTTTCTGAGCCTCACAGGGCACACAGTCATGACAGGCGCAGGCACCACcagagagagcacagaggaCCTCCCTCACCTTTGGCCAACGGTGCTTCCAAACACGGGCGTTCCACCTCGGAGGATCGTCGGAGGTCTCCTTACCTGAGAGAGACCAGCAGTGGCCATCAACAGGAATGGAAAACAGCCAGCCAGGAAAGGTCCCGGAGACATCCTAACCTTGATCTGGAAAGAGAGGCTGAGCACGGTGCCTATGATCACAGCCATAGCTGGGAGCTGCGGGAGAGGAGGACAGCTGCCCGGGAGAAGGGTAGGAGACCTCTCAGTCTTGACCTGGAGTCGGAGCACGGACTTGCAGATGAGGCACAGCACAGGAGAAAGCCCCCAAGgcaagacagagaaaagcacCTTCCCTTTCTTGAGTTGGAACTGGAGGCTGAGCAGGAAACCTGGCATCAGGGCAGCGGCCGGGTGGTGCGCTCTGAAAAACACAAATCTCGCCGTCGGGGTCACTCATCGCACAGGATGGCACATGATGAGAAGCTCCATGATGCTGAATTTAGAGATGATCATAGAAGGGGTGAGGCAAGAGACTGCAGAAGGGCGGGACACAGGACACATTCCCCATCCCCACATGTGACCCAGGGGAAGGGTGGAGGCTGCCAGCGAGACTCAGGTAACCAAGTGATGGGAAAGGTGTATGTATGTGTGGGGATGGACCTTTGTGTGCCCCATACTGGTATCTGAAATATGTATTGCTTCCTTTGAAGATGCTTGTCTCCACTATCTACCTGCAGTGTGTACACAGTTAATCCTGTCCAGGTTTCTCCCTGATTTAGTGGGATTCTTCTTATCCATAAATGTTCTTGCTCTGTTTATGTCCTGATGTTCCATGGAATtggagaggatgaggaagaaggtATTGTTGGAAATGGTGCCCTTGGTATCctgtgttttaagaaaaaaaccctcctccccgaaaaaacccaacccaaccaaccaaccaacagccagcttttgttttcatgatAGATTTTGTGCAGTGGTCTCActgcacaagagaaaaaaaacctaacaaaccCCCAAATGTAAGGATTATGCTTATCTTTTGTTGAGATGCAGGACTGTAAGTGAAAACACTTTGCTAAAGCACtaaaaaacacagcaatttTCATCCACTTCTTATTGAAAACCCTGCTGGCAACTTAATCAATTCATTTTGGGCAAAGTTCAGTAGTGGCACTGGGTGTCTAACTGGGCTCTGTTTGTAAGATGGGGTTCTAGCCAAATTCTGTACAAGTGGAGTTTTCTGGGAAATGTGTACCTGTGTAGTTCTTGTTCAATAATACTTGGGGAATGGGGGCTTTAGAGATCCAGAAgcatctttctgcttttaaaaccacaCTGGAAGTAGGGGTGATCTAGTGAAAGTAGGAGACTTGGATCTGTGTCTGTAACAACGTGAGGAAACTTATGCTTAAAGCCATCTAACTAATATTCCGATGGGTAAGATGAGGATGATAATGGGTGTCTGTCTCTGGAGATACTGGGACAGTTATTCTTCCTCCTCATAATATGAAAGCCTTCCTTGGGGAAGTGGAAGGTGTTAATCAggtttatctttaaaataacaaaactctTTACTCAAAACCAGAACTGAATATTATATGAACTTTAAATATGCTTACTTGGCTGTTTCCTCATTGAATTGTAAAATTCATCGGTCATCCCAAGGAAGAAATAGTCTGAAATCTCATGTGAGCCTGTCCCAGGCAGCCTTTGCAGCCcatgctgctccagcagtgcaTTCAGAGTGCTGTGCTCATAACAGATGTtgggctgctctctgctgcccaGTTTTGCCAGTGTATCTGTATCAAGGCATAGTGTGACAATTCTTTTGCTAGCATCACTGTCATCAAAGACTTCAAGGGACGTGGTTTCTTCTGCCATATAGTTGCATTTGTCGTAAGACATGGTGTATCAGGTAtttctgtgtgcacagagaAACCTTCCTAAGGTGTGTGCTGCACCTCAGCTAAAGATGCTCTCAAACCAGCTGTGTGGCAGGTACAACGTCGTGGTTCTCCTGAGGGGGAGCCGAAGAGAATGGTTGAGTTGATTGTTTTCCTCTCACAATTCTGTAGGCACTAATTTGAGGGGGATGAAACAAACCATGTATGATGCACCCCGAATGGAACAGGAGTTGTCTGATGCGGAGATTGCTCggaagctgcaggaggaagagctCCTGGTAAGTTGAGGGGATGCATTAGTCATCTCGAAGGAACTAAGGTAGCCAGCCATGACAACTTTAATTTGTAAACCTTTTATCTATAAGAGTGACTTTAAGACATAAAGTGCTACTGTGCTTTCTAGTAATTATCTTTGTCttccatacacacacatatggaGTGACAGCTGGCATCCACCCAGTAAGGACctattatttaaataaacaccccaaaattaaattactggAGCAGAGTGATATTAAATGAATGTTTCCAGGCAGATGAAGACGGCCTGTAGTCAGTGTGGCCAGCCCAGAAGTGAGACAGACCAATGCCCATCTTTGAGAAGAGGGCAGCAGAGTTGGAAATCCATTGTGGTGTGCCATAACAGGTACATGAGGacaaatttcagctgaaaagctGAACTGACAGTTTATTGTTGGGTTGTAAGTATTGAAGTAGCTAAGTATATTTGGGGAGCATTGTTGTGTATTTATATGGGCACCTACTTGCCCTGCTAGTAGATTGAGTATGAATAATTCAGAGATGTTActcttttgtctctgttttttcttctgccatcttttattcttttccccaGGCTAATGAGGCAGATCAGAAGGCAGCTCAAGTAGCCCAGGATGAGGTGAGCaacaagtaaaatatttttggaattcCTTTACTTGTGGAAGCTGCCAAACACCACTTGTTCTCTCTTACCCTCTAGTTGTTCATTTCTCTCCTTGTAGGGGAAGCTTAGAGCTCTAATTGGGGTTTGCTCCTACCTGAATTTCATGTATATGCTCAGGCCGGCCAAGCAGGCAGTTGCCCTGCCTGTCGCAGCCATGACAGAGGAAGGAAGTTTATGGTTCTGTGAGagcatttcttttctgagcCCCAGGGGAGGCTATCCAAGATGCTGTGAGATGAACCACCTCCTCCATTAAGGAAAAGGAATAGGGGGCAGAAAGGCTCTGCAAATGCAGTTCTGGCAAATCAGGGATCTGCTGGGCATGCTGCATGATGTCTGTCTTAATTTTGCCCTGTCACTTGATTTCTGATCACAGATGGGTGAAGTCCTGGATTTGCACCCTTCCCATTCAGCAGCTGTCCACGGGAAAGTTATTCAAACTCACAAGAGCAGTAAAAGTATCTGAGGCACTGTCTGTGTTTTCCCTTCTAGGAAATTGCTCGACTGTTGATGGCTGAGGAGAAAAAGGCtttaaggaaagagaaagagagagaaaagtctTCCTTTGAAAAGAGGAGGCATGATCAAGATTGGAAGGTATGTCAAGCTTCAGGAGTCACCACAGATAATGTTATTCCGATTTCCAGAGGGAGGTGAGTGTGTGTGGTGAAAGCAAAAGGTGGTGATGCTTCCAAAGGGTCTTGCTGTTTATTATTCAACTGCTTCCCAAGACTTTTGGAGTCACCTACTTGGTTAGATGCTTTTGGCATCTGGCCTGGGAAGTTGGCACTAGATGTCACAGCACTTTGTGGCCTTCCTGAAGCACTTTCAGTCCTCCTGGTGCAGGACCTTCCCTCTGCTGAAATCCTGACTGTAGCAATAAAAACAGTAGTTGGATCTGTTTGTATAAGGGCAATGCAGATGCTTCAGATGTCACTCTGCCTCGTAATAAAATTGGCTGTGTAATGAAAGTACTGAGTCTATTTGCCTAGGTTTTTGCATGAGTAATAACAGAAAGGCTTGGCTAGCCAACGTGGGAGAGGATAGGAAACAGATTTCATAGTCTGCACTGGTGAGGTGCTAAATGGGACGTTGTGTCAGTCTTGGGGCCCGATGGAGGTAGCTCTGATGTTTTCAGCCTCCTTACTGTGTTTAAGTGGTTGCAGGAGCACAGCTGCGTGCAGCTGGTCCCTTGTGCTCAGCCCAGCCATGTGTGCAGTCATCACACACTGTGTTTGACCCCAGCTTCAGGACGGTCCGCGAGAGCTGTCACATATTTAGCACAAAAATTGAGTTTGGCTCAGCAAGGCTGAGTTTTGTTTACTGGAAACTAGTCCTGGTACTGGCATTTGAACGTCTGGCTGTAGTTAATCATACAAACCAAGCACGAAAGGGCTGCATGGAGCTGAGTCAGGCTCAGTGCACTGGGGGGTTTCTTGCAAGGCACACAGATGAACAgatttccctccttcccatcaGCCTGATGCAGGTGAGTCCACGCGCTCAAGATCAAGAGAAGGACCTGAAACTCAGCGACACAGAAGCGACAGGTCTTCAAGGTGAGCTTGAACTGGCTGGCAAAAATGGGGAAATGCAACTGGGAA from the Chiroxiphia lanceolata isolate bChiLan1 chromosome 10, bChiLan1.pri, whole genome shotgun sequence genome contains:
- the CCDC50 gene encoding coiled-coil domain-containing protein 50 isoform X2, with product MAGIGIDHSKLPGVKEVCRDFAILEDHTLAHNLQEQEIEHHLATNVQRNRLVQHDLQMAKQLQEEEDKKARAQKHQKDLERQDCEIAQEIQVKLTFEAEERRRQEEKDEDIARLLQQKELQEEKKRKKHYPESQDYEESYYAENGGTNLRGMKQTMYDAPRMEQELSDAEIARKLQEEELLANEADQKAAQVAQDEEIARLLMAEEKKALRKEKEREKSSFEKRRHDQDWKPDAGESTRSRSREGPETQRHRSDRSSRSQPLLDDFEHSRYYTSQPSPLHQIPRPEHSPKGSRRKQ
- the CCDC50 gene encoding coiled-coil domain-containing protein 50 isoform X1, coding for MAKQLQEEEDKKARAQKHQKDLERQDCEIAQEIQVKLTFEAEERRRQEEKDEDIARLLQQKELQEEKKRKKHYPESQDYEESYYAENGEHPWRDPREQFSEPHRAHSHDRRRHHQREHRGPPSPLANGASKHGRSTSEDRRRSPYLRETSSGHQQEWKTASQERSRRHPNLDLEREAEHGAYDHSHSWELRERRTAAREKGRRPLSLDLESEHGLADEAQHRRKPPRQDREKHLPFLELELEAEQETWHQGSGRVVRSEKHKSRRRGHSSHRMAHDEKLHDAEFRDDHRRGEARDCRRAGHRTHSPSPHVTQGKGGGCQRDSGTNLRGMKQTMYDAPRMEQELSDAEIARKLQEEELLANEADQKAAQVAQDEEIARLLMAEEKKALRKEKEREKSSFEKRRHDQDWKPDAGESTRSRSREGPETQRHRSDRSSRSQPLLDDFEHSRYYTSQPSPLHQIPRPEHSPKGSRRKQ